Proteins encoded within one genomic window of Saccharopolyspora pogona:
- a CDS encoding LLM class flavin-dependent oxidoreductase has product MRFGLTFFPVIGPDEKSPSTYYDECLELSRLADAAGYEHVQVVEHYFSSYGGYSPDPVTLLTAIAAATKSIRVTTGAVVPAFTHPIKLAGKLAMLDNLSHGRLDVGFGRAFLPEEFAAFGVPMSESRSRFAQGVELCRRLWTEDDVVSEYEWAAFGPVTMLPRPYQSPHPPIFVASTTSAESCAAAGRAGYHLQVVPTVTSRESLQDMLAIYRKARIEAGHQEPPRIQIKYTCYLGEDRARVLEQARRWEHNYIEKMTGAVASWGQTRSADYPGYEQLVAKVAKYDFDKSLADNKVFAGTPDEVGEQVATVAEWFGDDVTLSLQLNPGALPLPDARTAVRLFAEQVAPRFTSIATSAV; this is encoded by the coding sequence ATGCGGTTCGGGTTGACCTTTTTCCCGGTGATCGGCCCGGACGAGAAGTCGCCGAGCACCTATTACGACGAGTGCCTGGAGTTGTCGCGCCTGGCCGACGCCGCGGGTTACGAGCACGTGCAGGTCGTCGAGCACTACTTCTCGTCCTACGGTGGCTACAGCCCGGACCCGGTCACCCTGCTGACGGCGATCGCGGCCGCCACCAAGAGCATCCGCGTGACCACCGGCGCGGTCGTCCCGGCGTTCACGCATCCGATCAAGCTCGCCGGCAAACTCGCGATGTTGGACAACCTTTCGCACGGCAGGCTCGACGTCGGGTTCGGCCGGGCGTTCCTGCCGGAGGAGTTCGCCGCTTTCGGGGTGCCGATGAGCGAGAGCCGCTCGCGCTTTGCCCAAGGGGTCGAACTCTGCCGTCGACTGTGGACGGAAGACGACGTCGTTTCCGAGTACGAGTGGGCGGCCTTCGGGCCAGTGACCATGCTGCCCCGGCCGTACCAGAGCCCTCATCCACCGATCTTCGTGGCGTCGACCACGAGCGCGGAGTCGTGCGCGGCGGCCGGCCGCGCCGGTTACCACCTGCAGGTCGTGCCGACCGTGACCTCGCGCGAGAGTCTTCAGGACATGCTGGCGATCTACCGGAAGGCCCGCATCGAGGCGGGCCACCAGGAACCGCCGCGCATCCAGATCAAATACACCTGCTACCTGGGCGAGGACCGCGCGCGGGTACTGGAGCAGGCCCGTCGCTGGGAGCACAACTACATCGAGAAGATGACCGGCGCGGTCGCCTCGTGGGGGCAGACCCGAAGTGCGGACTACCCGGGGTACGAACAGCTCGTGGCCAAGGTGGCCAAGTACGACTTCGACAAAAGCCTGGCGGACAACAAGGTGTTCGCCGGAACGCCGGACGAGGTCGGAGAGCAGGTGGCCACCGTCGCCGAGTGGTTCGGCGACGACGTGACGTTGAGCCTCCAACTCAACCCAGGCGCGCTGCCACTGCCGGATGCCCGCACCGCGGTGCGGTTGTTCGCCGAGCAGGTCGCTCCCCGGTTCAC